The Poseidonibacter lekithochrous region TTATTAAAAACATCTTGTTATGATTGTCATTCAGATGAAGTTAATTGGCCATGGTATTCAAATGTTGCACCCTTTTCTTGGGTTATTAGTGAACACGTTAATAGTGGAAGAAAGTGGTTGAATTTTTCTGTTTGGGAAGATTACACAGAAGAAGAGAAAAAGAAAAAAATGAAAGGTATTTATAGAACAGCTTATGCTGTAATGCCTTTACAGTCTTATATATGGTTACACGAAGAAGCGGATCTTACTAAAGAGCAAAGGAAGCTAATTCGAAATTGGACAGGAGTTAGGAAAAGCAAGTGAGAGAAGAAGTTCAAGCCCTATTAGATGATAAAAAATCTTTATTAACAATAACATATTTTAAACTTCAACAACTTTTTGAAAAAAAGTATGGTGAGAATACAGTAGTTCTTATGGAAATAGGAACATTTTTTGAAGTTTATGAAGTTAATAATGACGAAGAACAAATTGGTAAAGCAAAAGAAATTGCTGAACTATTAAATATTCAATTAACTAGAAAGAATAAAACAATTCTAGAAAACTCAAAAGAAAACCCAATAATGGCAGGAGTTCCTGCAATTTCCCTTGAAAAACATCTTTCAAGAATTATTTCAGAGCAAAAATATACAGTTGTAATTATTAAACAAAGAGGTTTACCTCCAAAAGTTAGCAGATATCTAGATACAGTTGTATCTCCTGGAACAAACTTTGATTTTGTATTAGACCAAGATGAAAATAATATTACTTCTTTAGTGGTTGAACAAATTAAAGGTATTTATTTAGTTGGATACTCTGCTATTGATGTAACAACTGGAAAATGTTATTACAATGAAATTCATGGAACAAGTGAAGATAAGTTTTATGCTTTAGATGAAGTATTTAATTATATGAATATGCATAAAACAAATGAAGTAATTGTATCTTTTGCTGATAAAACTATTAATGAAAAAGAAGTTATTGATTATTTAGAATTAAAACTGAAAACTTTTCATTTAGGATCTTTTAGACCTAAAATTAATTATCAAAATGAACTATTTAAAAATGTGTTTGATATTCAATCTTTATTAACAGCAATTGAGCATTTAGATATGGAACGAGTTCCCTTGTCAACTGAATCACTTGCTGTGTTAATTGATTTTGTAATAGGGCATGATTCAAATATCATACAAAAACTTTCACTTCCTCAAAAATTAGATGTAAGTAAATATATTTATTTAGGTAATAACGCCTTAGAGCAGTTAAATGTAATTGAAACTAGTCATAATCCATCATTGATTAAACTAATGAATAATACATCAACAGCAATGGGGAAAAGACTTTTAAAAGAAAGACTTACTCACCCTGTAAAAGATTCAAAAGAGATATTAAGAAGATTTAATTTATCAAAAGAGTTGTTTGATTATCATGGTCCAATTGAGAATGAGTTAGCGAATATTTATGATATTGAAAGACTTACAAGAAGAATAAAATTAGCTAGACTTCATCCTTTTGAATTAAATTATCTTTATGACTCATTACTTAGTATAAAAGAAGTAGTTACATTTATGGAGAATTATAAGTTTTTAACTCCTCCTTGCTCTTCTGCTGAATTATCACTATTTATTCAATCAATTGATTCTACATTTGATTTAAGTATTTCTGGAAAGTATATGCTTAAAGATGTAGAAGCAAATATGGTTTGCAAAGGTATTAATACTCAAATCGATGAATTAAGTTCTCAAAATAGTGTATTACGTTCTAAACTTGAACTTTTAAGGCTTCATGTTTTAGGTTTTCTAAATGCTTCTGAAGATTCTAATTTTGTAAATATTAATAGATTAGATAAAGAAGGTTTCTTCTTAACTATGACAAAAAATAGATACAACTTAATAAAAGAAGACTTACAAAATTCTCATATTATTATAGATGATGATTTACTTTTATTCAAAGATTTCACTGTAAAAGTACAAACAAACTCTGTTAAGATTTTTTGTAAACTTACTGATTCTGTAAGTGATAAATATGTACATAATCTTAAGAAAATTGTTGAATTAAATAAATTAGTATTTAAAGAAAAATTAGCAGAATTTGAAAAGAAGTTCTCATTATTACTAGAAGAATTAGTTCAGTTTATTGCGGAAGTTGATTTAACAGTTTCTAATATTAAAACAGCAAAAAAATATAATTATGTTTGTCCTAAAATTGTAAAAACAAAAGATGAAGAAAACTTCATTGAATTAATAGACTTAAGACACCCAATTATTGAAGCAAATGAAGAACAAGGTATTTATGTACCTAATGATATTATCTTAGGAGAATTGTCTTATGCTTCAAAAGAGTATAAAGATAATGTGATTATTAAAAATTCAAACCCAATTAATACTAAAAACAATAATATGCACGGAGTATTATTATATGGTATTAACTCTTCTGGTAAATCTTCATTAATGAAATCAATTGGTATTGCAGTTATTTTAGCTCAAGCTGGATTTTATGTACCGTGTAAATCTATGAGATTCTCAATTTTTGATGCAGTGTATACAAGAATATCTGGAGCTGATAATATTGCTAAAGGTTTATCTTCTTTTGCCGTTGAGATGTTAGAATTAAAAAATATATTTAACAGAGCTACTAAAAATTCCCTTGTTTTAGGTGATGAAATCTCACATAGTACCGAGACAATGAGTGGATTATCTATTGTTGCTAGTGCTATTTTAAAACTCGCAAAACTAGAGTCTATTTTTGTATTTGCTACACATTTACATCAATTACCAGAGTTACCAGAAATTGAACGACTTAAAAATATAATTTCACTTCATTTATCTGTAATGTATAAAGATGATGAAGATAAATTAATTTTTGATAGAAAATTAGCTTACGGAAGTGGTTCATCTATGTATGGTTTAGAGTATGCAAGATCACTTCATATGGATAAAGAGTTTTTATCTGTAGCAAATGATATTAGAAAAAAACTAACAGATGATTACTCTGCAATTGAGAGATTATCTCAAAAGAAAACTTCAAAGTACAATAAAAATGTTTTTGCTGCTACTTGTGTTATTTGTGGAAAAGCTTGTGATGATGTTCATCATATTAAAGAGCAAGCCAGAGCAAATAAAGATGGATTTATTGAACACATAAATCAAAATCATAAATATAATCTAATACCTTTATGTAAAGAACATCATAAGATGGTACATGATGGAAGTATTAATGTTAATGGTTTTGTTGCAACTTCTTCTGGATTAGAATTACATTACACTATGTTAGATAAATAGAATAAGAAAAATCTTATTCTATTTGTTTTTTAGTTACCGCAGTTTGTTTCTACACATTTTCCTTTAATTACTTTTACTAAAGTATTAAGAGGTCTTTCTCCCACAGATTTTACTTTTACAGCATCGTGAGTTAATGTTGAAGCTGTCCAGAATGGATCATTTACTCCAGGAATTAATAAATCTGAAGCTGGATTTCCACTTACTGTGTTTACCACAAGTCCTTCATCAAGAATCTTAACTCTATAATCATCTCCTGCTAAAGATAATTGAGTGGCAGATTTAATATTAATTTTTGGGAACCATTTTCCATTAATATTTTTCCATGGAACTTGTAATGAAAAACCATCATAGTTTAATCTATATAATCCATCTACATCACTAGCCCCATTAATATCCTTTGTACTATTATGTTCATAATTAAATACCATAGGTGCATCAAAAGTTTGTAATGTTGAGTTTAGTTTAATACCTGTAAACTTATTCCAATCATTTGAACCAGTTTCCCATTTATAATAGATATTTTCATTTTGTTCAACTTCCCAATAATTACTAGTATTGTAAGTATTATTTAGAACAGATGAGGAAGTAGCTTCTAATAAAGGACCAATACTTGCACCCCATTGTCTATGTGAATTACTTAAATCAATACTAGAGTTAATTACAATTGCATTTGAACTTTCATCTTCTAATGTTAAGTTACTAGTATTATATGTATATGTTTTTCCTATTACACCATTTGAGCCATTATTATAAATTGCAAAATCATTTATATTTGTCATTGCTGGATTGATAACTTCATGACCGTAATTAACTAAATCTAAATCACTACTTGGGCTAACAATTTCTTCTTTATGAAAAGAGACATTAC contains the following coding sequences:
- a CDS encoding heme-binding domain-containing protein; this translates as MKRTLLIFLILFIAMQLIQSEQSNVAINKSKEIQAPENIMTLLKTSCYDCHSDEVNWPWYSNVAPFSWVISEHVNSGRKWLNFSVWEDYTEEEKKKKMKGIYRTAYAVMPLQSYIWLHEEADLTKEQRKLIRNWTGVRKSK
- a CDS encoding MutS-related protein; the protein is MREEVQALLDDKKSLLTITYFKLQQLFEKKYGENTVVLMEIGTFFEVYEVNNDEEQIGKAKEIAELLNIQLTRKNKTILENSKENPIMAGVPAISLEKHLSRIISEQKYTVVIIKQRGLPPKVSRYLDTVVSPGTNFDFVLDQDENNITSLVVEQIKGIYLVGYSAIDVTTGKCYYNEIHGTSEDKFYALDEVFNYMNMHKTNEVIVSFADKTINEKEVIDYLELKLKTFHLGSFRPKINYQNELFKNVFDIQSLLTAIEHLDMERVPLSTESLAVLIDFVIGHDSNIIQKLSLPQKLDVSKYIYLGNNALEQLNVIETSHNPSLIKLMNNTSTAMGKRLLKERLTHPVKDSKEILRRFNLSKELFDYHGPIENELANIYDIERLTRRIKLARLHPFELNYLYDSLLSIKEVVTFMENYKFLTPPCSSAELSLFIQSIDSTFDLSISGKYMLKDVEANMVCKGINTQIDELSSQNSVLRSKLELLRLHVLGFLNASEDSNFVNINRLDKEGFFLTMTKNRYNLIKEDLQNSHIIIDDDLLLFKDFTVKVQTNSVKIFCKLTDSVSDKYVHNLKKIVELNKLVFKEKLAEFEKKFSLLLEELVQFIAEVDLTVSNIKTAKKYNYVCPKIVKTKDEENFIELIDLRHPIIEANEEQGIYVPNDIILGELSYASKEYKDNVIIKNSNPINTKNNNMHGVLLYGINSSGKSSLMKSIGIAVILAQAGFYVPCKSMRFSIFDAVYTRISGADNIAKGLSSFAVEMLELKNIFNRATKNSLVLGDEISHSTETMSGLSIVASAILKLAKLESIFVFATHLHQLPELPEIERLKNIISLHLSVMYKDDEDKLIFDRKLAYGSGSSMYGLEYARSLHMDKEFLSVANDIRKKLTDDYSAIERLSQKKTSKYNKNVFAATCVICGKACDDVHHIKEQARANKDGFIEHINQNHKYNLIPLCKEHHKMVHDGSINVNGFVATSSGLELHYTMLDK